In the genome of Osmerus mordax isolate fOsmMor3 chromosome 10, fOsmMor3.pri, whole genome shotgun sequence, the window actacaaggctgtgtgacagtgtgagagaccaaatgtgcgcttgtgtgtgaggagactgtgtgtgtttggcagtcATGCTGTGGATGCCGACCTGCTGTGTTAATCCCTCCATGGTCTTCTCTTCCAGGTGAATGCTGCTCACATCTGTGGAGGTTCCCTCATTAACGAGCAGTGGGTCTTGTCTGCAGCCCACTGCTTCCAAACGTGAGTGTGTCTAACTTCCTCATAACATTGTGGGATGTTTACATTTCACTCTTTTAGCAGATGCTTATATACAAAGCAGCGCTGCATATGATAGTCACTGGGTATAGCTCACTGGTAGAGCATGTTACTGCATTGactaaaagtgtctgctaaagtgAACACATTATAGAGGCtgcatacagtatatttaaCAATCTTGGTCATCTATGTTTTACTGCTTTCTTGCAATCAAGAGCACACTAACAATTACTCTTTGGACAACAGTTTTGAAATATCGTTTAATTAACAATGGGTctattaaaaataaatgtttttatagACTCAAATGTGTAACAAGCTTTCCTCTGAGTGTGATACTTTCTCGGCAAGCTCTGAACGGACGTTCCATTCTGAGTGCTGTGCTCTCGAGACAAGATGGCGCCCGTCCTTCTGTTTGTGCAGCGTAGTGGTTTCATGGTCTCTCTACCCTGTGTGGTTTCATGGTCTCTCTACCCTGTGTGGTTTCATGGTCTCTCACCCCTGTGTGGTTTcatggtctctctcccctgtgtggtttcatggtctctctcccctgtgtggtttcatggtctctctcccctgtgtggtttcatggtctctctcccctgtcgtCCCTGCAGGCCCATCAACATGGCCTCCTACACCATCTACGCCGGCCGGCTCCAGCTCAACGGCTTCAACCAGTACGAGACGTCCCACCGCGTGACGAATATCGTGATCGCACCAGGCTACAGCACACCCCAGAACGGGCAGGATGTGGCGCTGGTCCGGCTGGATCCTCCGGTCTCCTGGACGAACGCCATCCAGCCGATATGTCTCCCGGGGTCCGGGGTGGGATTCTCAGAGGGCCAGTCGTGCTACGTCACAGGCTGGGGTGACATCAGGGATGGGGGTGAGGACAAGAAGTCGTTTTTTGTTGATCCTACTTTCTGTACTTTCTCTGAGGAAATGTAAACGTTGTTCTAGTCTCTTCTGACAAGTGGAGTAAAATATTTATAGAGCTCATGGTTGAATTGCTATACTTTGCCTTTTTTATAATAGCTGACATGGCTGTTGTTTTGGAAGTTTCTTTTTTAATACCTCACCTTACTCTTTTactacctacctccctccctttctgacTGTATTGTTAATCCcacatcttcctccctcccccctcttcatttacctctccctcccttctcttcatttaccgctctctccctctctctctttatcactgTTGTCTTTCCCCCCAACCCTCCTTTTTCAGTCTCCCTGCCTGGGGTTGGAACCCTGCAGCAAGTGGTGGTGCCAATCATtggacagacttcctgtcagaAAATGTACAAGGCGGAGGCGGACATCCTGTCTGACATGATCTGTGCTGGGTACCAACAGGGGGGCAAGGATTCCTGCCAGGTACGCGCGCGCACGCCTGTGCACCTGTTTGTGGATGTATAGTATACGGTCGGTGTGAAATTACACACCATTTCATTTACCATCTGTCTATGAATAGTGTTGGGTAACTGTTCATGTATGTGAGTTATccaacctcctcccctccctctcctcgttcCCAGGGGGACTCTGGAGGGCCGCTGGTGTGCCAGATGGCTAACGGGACGTGGGTACAGGCCGGCGTGGTCAGCTTCGGTCTGGGCTGCGCTCAGGCCAACCAGCCCGGCGTCTACGCCAAAGTCTCCAGCTTCTCTGACTTTATCACCAGCATGGTTCCAGGGCTCCAGCTGTACGGGGGGGCTCCCCAGGCCTgcacaggggggctgggggtgctcCTCAGCTCCCTGGCCACTCTGGTGACGGTCCAGCTGTTGAGATAGGAGCTGGGAGATcatgtgaaggagggagggggactgggtgagggagggagggagactgggtgaaggagggggactgggggagggagggatggggtttgggggagggagggagggggactgggtgaaggagggatggggtttgggggagggatggggattgggggagggagggaggggtgggaccaGGCCATGCCTATTGAAGGAGAAAACCTTTCTGTatttgtgtaaaatgtaaacgcCACTCAATGTAAGTTGTTGATCATGTTAATCACCTAGTTTAAACTAAAGCCATGATAAAGAATAGATATGTATTTTAATCTGCCTGATGCATTTACTTGTGCCTTTTCATAATGCTTTTGTAATTTAGTGGATttaattcaaatgtaaataaaacaatttcTGATTAATAGATACCAATGTATGTTTTCCTTCCAAGTCCTGTGGTCTTCATCAAAGTTGAAACAATCTTACGTTTTGTCTCTGCTTGACAGTGTAATACGTCACTACAGCACTAACAACAGTTACGGAACTCGTTAAACAGCGCTCTCATATGCCCTGTTGTACTGTTCCTGGAAATGACACTGCCAAACACCCATTTTCCAGTCAAGTCGAATCATAAAACTCCCAGACCAGCCATTACGTAATTCATTTTATTAAATAGAAAGCTGGAAAACCTTGGCACATGCTGCATGAGCTGTAGTCATGACTACAGCTAACAAACGTGCTTCATATTTAATGTAATTTCTTCTATGGGAGCTCCTTTTCTAGGAAATCCTTGGCAACGAGTCCCGTGTGAGGGTTTGTGAGTCAGGGAGGTATGGCATCAGAGTATCAtgggagtgagggtgtgtgagtcaGGTGTCGGGAGGTATGGCATCAGAGAGGATCATGGGAGATCCCAGCTGCAGCTCCTGTTGAAGAGATTCCAAGTCTGCCGGGGTCATGCGGTGGacttccagccaatcagagagcagtGAGGCAGAGAGTGGGGCTGAGTCACTATAACTgatggagaagaagggagggttagggttggttagggttaTGATGAAGAGATCTGTTCCTCTGGAACAGGAAGGGTTAGGGGAATGTTCCTCAAAAAATTCAAAACTTTAGATGAACCTTATAACTAGATATACAATAGAATAGCTTCCGGTTTTTGTTGGGCCATTTAAAGCAGtgctcttcaaccctggtctcAGAGTCCACTATCCTTATGCCCTGAGAAGAAATGTAGGAGTAATCTTTGATTCAGAATAATGATTCAACAAACAAATGAATTCAGTTGTTAAAAGGTATCTTttgattcaaatgaataaatCTTTATTCATGTtagcttcctccaggaacacaatgactcttactgaggtacttgctcttgttggttagttgtatctgatttaacttcttgtacttgctgtgaattatattatattattgttgcttgcttttttttctacaggtacactcttgcacttttgaggttcatgttgtttaattgtgacttgtttaactgcatgctcttatgattcttccctttggcacttatttgcttttcacaacgtatgcttcatgtttggctactcgcaatgtttggggctatctcgttgttatgatcagtgacctatgcacttttgtaaagctctttctttgaagtcactttggataaaagtgtctgctaaatgaataaatgtaaatgtaatgtaaatgttatcaggcgtccatccatccattatctgccgcttgtccgggggttgggtcgcgggggcagcaacctaagcagggaggcccagacttccctctccccggccacttccaccaactcttcctgggggaccccgaggagttcccaggccagccgagagacatagtccctccagcgtgtcctgggtcttccccggggcctcttcccagtgggacgtgcccagaacacctcaccagggaggcgtccaggaggcatcctgatcagatgcccgagccacctcagctggctcctctcgacgcggaggagcagcggttctactctgagcccctcccggatgaccgagcttctcaccctatctctaagggagagcccggacaccctgcagaGGTGTCCGggctcgttctttcggtcactacccacagttcgtgaccataggtgagggtaggaacgtagatcgactggtaaatagtcaggtggctgagcggttagagaatcgggctagtaatcagaaggttgctggttcgattcccggcagtgtcaaatgacgttgcgtccttgggcaaggcacttcaccctacttgcctcggggagaatgtccctgtacttactgtaggtcgctctggataagagcgtctgctaaatgactaaatgtaaatgtaaataggcgTTATCAGGCGTGTTGGATCTAAACCACACAGGACCAGGATTGCAAACCACAGATTTAAATACAGGCATCACCGGTCTCACTGAGGTATGAGTGAGTGTACGAACTGTACCGGACTCACCAGTCTCTGAGGTCAGTGTGCTGGAGGTCGGTGAGAGACTGGTTGAGGAGGTCGTCCAGGTCGAAGCCCACTCCGTAGCCTGCCCCGCTGCCCTTGGGAGTGGTAGAGAACACTGGAGGCAACACGTCCTCCACCTAAGAACAGCAACGACATGCTCAGAGGAGTCTACACCCAAGTTATCAAATGTTCTACATTGTGTTGAATATCAATATATTGACCTGTGACTTGGACAGCTGCAGGGTGACTGTGTGGATGTCAGGGGCCCCCGCGGGCCCAGGCTGCCCAGTGTCGGTGAAgccctgggggggctggggctgagacgAGGCCCCTAAACCCCCACAGGCCTGGTTCTGCTGCCGGGCTCCGGGCGGCTCTCCCAGAGAGGAGCCCGGCTTCCCCAGGGGGCCAGCGACAGCAGCTGCTGGGTTGGAGTTGCCATTGACATGTCTTGGTAACAGGGATGGGGCTTTGCTCAAAAAGGTTTCCAGTGACAGCAGTTGAGGTTGGGGTGGATGGTGAGGTTGagacaggggctggggcaggggctggggcaggggctggggcaaaCAAGTCTGGGGCTCCTGGGATGGCCTGGTTAAAGGAAGTTGTTGCTGGGATAAACTGGACCTGACCTGCTGGCCGGGCCAAACCCCCAGAGAGCTGCGGCCACCCAGGCCTCCGCTCTCCCCCTGGGGTTCGAGGTGGCTGGTCACCAGGCCAACCGTGGCCCCCGTTACATCCACACCTCCATTCACAGCCACCATGCCGATCTCCAAGCACTTTGTCTGGGTGACAGAGTGAGGTAACTGGGTGCTGGAAGGAAGAAAGATCCCTGGAAGATGGTCCTCCACTGGTTTCTGAGGCTGGAAACTCCTAGAATCCTTGTCCTTCTGTGGAGGGTTCGACCCTTCTGCTGCTCTGAGGCAGCTGTCAAACTCAGCTCCTGGGTGGCAGTTCATTCCGCAGTCCTTCGCTTTCGCTCTGTCAGCATCCGAGGCTTGCGATTTGTCGTTGCGACCGTCCATCATTTTTTTCCAGCGTTCCAATAGGCTCTTGTCGTTGTCACTCAAGATGACCCCGCCCAGACAGTCCCCGtgcttcccctccttcctctctttctcctggatcttcctctctcgctccctcgctctctcctgccGCCTCCGCCTcttcgcctccctctctctctgacgtcCCTGGGCTGTGACCGGCCGCCgctcagagagggaggaggagagggaggaggagaggcctcCACCCATCTCCAAGCCTAATGTCGTACAGCCACCATCTGAAAGGAGGAAAAATTATAAAGAACTacaactctttttttttttttttttacaggtagTGGATAAAATACAACAGCTCCATACATTGGGATGAAGTGGGGGTGCTGTGGGAGACCTACCTCTGGCTTTGTTTCTCAGAGCAGACTTGAGCAAAGCAGCTTTGAGGGCTGCTTTTGTGTCAGCTGATATGGCTCCCTCTTTCCTGGTTCCCTCTCCGGCCCCCGTGGGGGCCCTGGCTCccctggagagagactgggagagggtCTGGGACAGGGccagggcctgggtctgggacaGGGccagggcctgggtctgggacagggcctgggtctgggacagggccagggcctgggcctgggtctgggccagggccagggagggCACGGGGGAGGGTAAGGGAGCCATGGTGTGTGTCGAGGTCGAGAGCGTCTGAGACATGGGCTGGCTCCGCGAGGCCTCACCCAGACGTTTGTCCTCCCCCTTGGACTCCCTcatggtggtggagggagacgTCTCCCGGCTGGACACAGGCGTGGTCAGGTCGATGGTTTCCGGCTGGCCGCTATCCGAGTTGGCACTGGGCATGTCCACATCCTGGCAGGGCAATGCGCGGGTCAAGGAGGGCGGAGTCACTTCCACAAGCGGGATGCCTTGTTCGTTGAAGCCGGCAAAAGCCTGGCTTCCTTCCGGTCGTTTGTGGATCTCGCTGTTGCTGTGCGGCTGCTGTTGAGCGCTTTCTACGAGCCGCTGTGATGGTAGAGCGGTCTGAAGAGGCTGGGACAGGGTCGCCAGAGAGCTGCTGGCCACCACAGAGCCCTGAGAGTTCCTCTGGTCCgcaccccccccgccctcgtCCACCCCGCCCCCGTCCCCCCTGGCCAGGGGCCTGAACTGCAGCCTCTGTCGGCTGCCCTGCTTCCTGTGGTGGAAGTCCTGGATCTCCCCCAGGATGGCGTCCTTGATCTGATCTTTGTTCATGGGCTGCTCGTCAAACTCAAAGTCGAATGCCGGCACACAGACGGGCTCGTCGTCCGGGTCGTGGTACTTGGCCAGGTACGGGTGCTCCAGAGCCTGGGCCACGCCTATCCTCCCCCGGGGCTCGAAGCACAGCATGGCCTCCAGAAGGTTGAGCGCCTCCGCCTCCACCTGGGGGTACAGCTTGGCCAGGGACACAGGGGCACGGGGCGGAAGGTTCCGGATGAAGGCCCGCACCCGGTCCGAGCCGATGGCCTCGGTCACGCTGTCCGGCGGGGATCCCAGCACGGACATGATGAGCTGCAGCTGGTGGATGTAGTGCCTCCCGGGGAACAGCTGCTTGCGGCCCAGCATCTCTGCGAAGATACACCCCACGGACCAGAGGTCGATGGCCAGGCTGTAGTGGTGCAGGGAGAGCATGAGCTCGGGGGCGCGGTACCAACGCGTGGCCACGTACTCAGTCATGTACGGGTGGGACTCCTCCGGGTGAGAGCTGAGGCCGCGCGCCATGCCGAAGTCGCCGATCTTCAGCTCGCAGTTCTCGTTGACCAGCAGGTTGGAGGGCTTGAGGTCACGGTGGATCACGTTGGCTGAGTGCACGTACTTCAGGCCTCGGAGCAGCTGGTACAGGAAGTAGCGGGCGTGTTCAGAGGTCAGCGGCTGGCGGGAGTGGATGATCTGATGCAGGTCGCTCTCCATCAGGTCCAGGACCACGTACCTGCGGAGACGCGGAGCAGAGCGGAGGGACAGGGTATGAAACGGGAGAGAGAACTGTTCACATTCTTTATCTGGAAAAACTTGTTTTTAAAGAATGAAGAGTCATCTAAGATAACAATCTTCCTAGTCCATGACAGCAGTTTGCCAGTCTGTACCAACAAATAACTTTTTTGTATAAGATGTTCCAGACTCAACATTTAGCCTATTGAGATTAGCACTATTAGATTCAGATATTATAATTAGAATTATTATCTAATGACGATATTATGAAtcagtacacatacacagagtgGAATGCTGAGTGAGGGAGGCTTGGCTGCAGGATGTCTTTGATTGCAATAATGTTGTCATGCTTGAAGTGTTTAAGGATTTTCAGTTCTCTCAACGTGCGTTTGGCGTTTGTCAGAACCTCAAAGGCGTTGGGAATCTTCTTAATTGCCACCTTTTGACCTGAAAGGAAAAAGTTACAACATAAAAGGGACAAATGTGCCTTAAAGGTCAAGTTTAAGAAACATATTTTGACATTCTTTAAAAGGGAATACTAcattaataataattattattattattgtatattaATAAATTATACAATCGCCCTCATGTCTACAGTAGCCTACCCACTAGTATATGTAGGCTATCTTACCGTTATCCCGCCTCTGAGCAGAGGACACAACTCCATAAGCCCCGGTACCGATGGTCTCTATGACTTCATACTCGTCGCCGACCTCGAAGTTCACGTCCAGCGAGTGGGCCTTGAGCAAAGCCGCAGCCGTGATAGTGCCGGCAGTATCGCCCCTTTCTCCTGCTACCTCGTCCCCATGCTTCCGGTTGTTGTCTCTGTCGCAGTGACCGTCCATCGACATTTGTGTTGCCATGGCCACGGGTTTAGCAGCCTcggctccgcctcctcctccatcgaGGGATGTCATGGTCCTGAAACCAACCAGGTAAAGAAGGAAACTAAACTATGATCATATTAGCGGACAGATTTGAGTAGCGACTTTTAACGTGCCCGTGTGGTTTCAGGTTGTTTAGCTATAACATAGCCTATGGGGTTTTGTTTCTGCTGAAGCGAAGATAAACGGCGAGTAACGGCATTCTACAAAACTGGACGGGAGGCAGAAACTTCCACCTGAGAACCGACACAGGCAAATTCTGAGAGTTGGCAAAAAAAATCACTGTAGAATATAGCGCACACCATCTACAGTAATCGGAACAGACGTCTCTTAAAAGTCACATGAATGCACATTTGTAATAGAATTAGCTAGGCCTACTTGTACTAGATTTTACGGAGGGGCGTACTAGGTTTAGGCTACTTGTGTTACCTCCGTTGACTGAAAGCAAGGTAGACAATAGCCGAAGCTATTGAACAAATATTTATCTCTAAAAGAACAACGGTCCATAATTTTTTTCCAGATAGCCTACGCataagaaataaaaaataaattgatATTAACCTGAATCCAACTATAATGGCTATAATATTTCCAGTCCTGGAAATATGGCATGGAAATTCCTGGGTTTGTCGACTATTTAGAGATGTAGGCTACTTCCTCATTTTCTTCCGTATAGTGTTTTTGAATGACAGCTTCCGGACCAATCATATTTGTGCATTCACTGACAAACCCCAATGAAAAACGGGAAATCCTTACTGGGCGGGTTAAATTCTAGTCCACATTTCTTCTCTCGATTGTTGGGCGGTGTCGGCTAGTAGCCTATTGTACACTGCTGTGCGTGCCTCCACCGATTCGTACACGTTTTGAGTAGCCTAAATAAGACTACTTTCGGACGTTAGAATGAAAAGAACGTCGTCCGGAACATGATCATCTAAACTAATTCACAAAATAACATGCAATGGAATTATTAGTGAGGCACTGACCTAAATCGGTAAATTATGCGCCTGTGCCACCTCTGGTGTAAACCAACCTGCATAACCATCCAATAGTCTGCAGCCTCCGCCATCCAATCACAAGCCGGAGTATGGATTTTAACACGTAGCGTAAACTGTTTAGGTAACTTTCTAAGAATTCCTAAAAACGTCAATTTTTGGAAGGCAGTTCCGCTCATAGTCTACATTTTGTTGGACATTTAAAGAAATAAGCCACATTGTCATCTGAGACGTTGTTCTGACTCCCGACGGATAAGAGCGATCTGTGATTGACACTGATTTAGTAAAGTGTGATCAGTTCAAAAATAACCCAAACATGACTTCTAAAAGTTATGTTGGAATTCCAAAATGGGAGCGCAAAACGCGTATAACTTTGTGCATAGTAGGCCTGGTGCTGTCAGTTTACGCTCTCCACGTTGAATTTTCGCGAGAGAGAGATCCTGAATATCGAGCGATGTGTGATTTGGGAGATTCCGTTAGCTGTTCCAAAGTGTTTACCTCCAGGTAACggttgtttttgtgttgttgtaGCCTGTTTATGCATATAATTTAGTGTATTGTGCAACGCCATCCGAGTTTTCCCAAATAATGTAACTAAAGTGTGGCCTATAGCATGTGTCCCAAATTACAAATGTAGATAATGTATGCCTTTAGGACGAATTATCTTGGCAGTTCCAACCCCGTGCCACGTATTGACTTCAAAACTGACATGAAATGAAATACATAGGTTGGTACTGAGGCAGGACAAACCCATCACTATCAATTAGTCTTAGGAACATATTAAAATAACTTCTGCAGTCCTAAACCTTTGCTGTTGTGTTTCTCTTTGACAGATGGGGACGTGGCTTTGGGCTGGTTCAGTATTTCGCGGATAAAGACAGTGCCCTTAATCAGCCAAATAGTGTCTTGGGGATCATTTTC includes:
- the vkorc1 gene encoding vitamin K epoxide reductase complex subunit 1; its protein translation is MTSKSYVGIPKWERKTRITLCIVGLVLSVYALHVEFSRERDPEYRAMCDLGDSVSCSKVFTSRWGRGFGLVQYFADKDSALNQPNSVLGIIFYTLQLALGQSGSARAAFLLVAASWVSVAGSLYLACILVFVLADFCMVCVSTYVVNFALLYTNQRRRTGMERAKEKTG
- the mapk7 gene encoding mitogen-activated protein kinase 7 yields the protein MTSLDGGGGGAEAAKPVAMATQMSMDGHCDRDNNRKHGDEVAGERGDTAGTITAAALLKAHSLDVNFEVGDEYEVIETIGTGAYGVVSSAQRRDNGQKVAIKKIPNAFEVLTNAKRTLRELKILKHFKHDNIIAIKDILQPSLPHSAFHSVYVVLDLMESDLHQIIHSRQPLTSEHARYFLYQLLRGLKYVHSANVIHRDLKPSNLLVNENCELKIGDFGMARGLSSHPEESHPYMTEYVATRWYRAPELMLSLHHYSLAIDLWSVGCIFAEMLGRKQLFPGRHYIHQLQLIMSVLGSPPDSVTEAIGSDRVRAFIRNLPPRAPVSLAKLYPQVEAEALNLLEAMLCFEPRGRIGVAQALEHPYLAKYHDPDDEPVCVPAFDFEFDEQPMNKDQIKDAILGEIQDFHHRKQGSRQRLQFRPLARGDGGGVDEGGGGADQRNSQGSVVASSSLATLSQPLQTALPSQRLVESAQQQPHSNSEIHKRPEGSQAFAGFNEQGIPLVEVTPPSLTRALPCQDVDMPSANSDSGQPETIDLTTPVSSRETSPSTTMRESKGEDKRLGEASRSQPMSQTLSTSTHTMAPLPSPVPSLALAQTQAQALALSQTQALSQTQALALSQTQALALSQTLSQSLSRGARAPTGAGEGTRKEGAISADTKAALKAALLKSALRNKARDGGCTTLGLEMGGGLSSSLSSSLSERRPVTAQGRQREREAKRRRRQERARERERKIQEKERKEGKHGDCLGGVILSDNDKSLLERWKKMMDGRNDKSQASDADRAKAKDCGMNCHPGAEFDSCLRAAEGSNPPQKDKDSRSFQPQKPVEDHLPGIFLPSSTQLPHSVTQTKCLEIGMVAVNGGVDVTGATVGLVTSHLEPQGESGGLGGRSSLGVWPGQQVRSSLSQQQLPLTRPSQEPQTCLPQPLPQPLPQPLSQPHHPPQPQLLSLETFLSKAPSLLPRHVNGNSNPAAAVAGPLGKPGSSLGEPPGARQQNQACGGLGASSQPQPPQGFTDTGQPGPAGAPDIHTVTLQLSKSQVEDVLPPVFSTTPKGSGAGYGVGFDLDDLLNQSLTDLQHTDLRDCYSDSAPLSASLLSDWLEVHRMTPADLESLQQELQLGSPMILSDAIPPDT
- the zgc:92313 gene encoding serine protease 33, with translation MPTYFCVLLFWCVTGISVSHAQECGQPPNGNRIVGGEPATEGSWPWQVDIQVNAAHICGGSLINEQWVLSAAHCFQTPINMASYTIYAGRLQLNGFNQYETSHRVTNIVIAPGYSTPQNGQDVALVRLDPPVSWTNAIQPICLPGSGVGFSEGQSCYVTGWGDIRDGVSLPGVGTLQQVVVPIIGQTSCQKMYKAEADILSDMICAGYQQGGKDSCQGDSGGPLVCQMANGTWVQAGVVSFGLGCAQANQPGVYAKVSSFSDFITSMVPGLQLYGGAPQACTGGLGVLLSSLATLVTVQLLR